A region of Frederiksenia canicola DNA encodes the following proteins:
- the selA gene encoding L-seryl-tRNA(Sec) selenium transferase — protein sequence MQNLFRAIPSVDKLLKTPQGSALVAEFGHHAFVDQARSLIEQIRHQIQQDQSLPDVIQTENGIFDVISDRLQAQKQVAIKKVFNLTGTVLHTNLGRGLWSQGAIAAATDAMKHNVALEFDIDAGKRSHRDLYISQLLQQITGAEAACVVNNNAAAVLLMLATFAQGKEVIVSRGELVEIGGAFRIPDIMQQAGCKLVEVGTTNRTHLRDYRHAINENTAFLMKIHTSNFHIQGFTASVSEEELVELGKEFDLPVISDLGSGSLADLTAFNLPEEPMVQQKIAEGVDLVSFSGDKLLSGPQAGIIIGKKALIDRLQQHPLKRVLRCDKVILSALEATLRHYLFPDKLAENLPTLQLLTQSLENLQYKAEQLKTTLHKRLDSRYLLQIEPSLAQIGSGALPTEQIPSIAVTISASKQSDLLDLEKHFKTYPQPIIARIHQQKMWLDLRSVAEFGELVEMLETKQAIKL from the coding sequence ATGCAAAACCTATTTCGTGCCATTCCTTCTGTTGATAAATTGCTCAAAACACCACAAGGCTCTGCGTTAGTGGCGGAATTTGGACATCATGCCTTTGTAGATCAGGCTCGCTCGCTGATTGAGCAAATCCGCCACCAAATTCAACAAGATCAAAGCCTGCCCGATGTTATACAAACAGAAAATGGCATTTTTGACGTGATTTCTGACCGTTTGCAGGCTCAAAAACAGGTGGCGATTAAAAAAGTGTTCAATCTAACCGGCACAGTGCTACACACCAATTTAGGGCGGGGGCTGTGGTCGCAGGGGGCGATTGCCGCAGCGACTGATGCGATGAAGCACAATGTGGCGTTGGAGTTTGATATTGATGCGGGCAAACGCAGCCATCGTGATCTCTATATTTCTCAATTATTACAACAAATTACGGGCGCTGAAGCCGCTTGCGTGGTGAATAACAACGCTGCGGCAGTGTTGTTGATGTTAGCCACCTTTGCTCAGGGTAAAGAAGTGATCGTTTCTCGGGGCGAGTTGGTGGAAATCGGCGGAGCGTTTCGCATTCCCGATATTATGCAGCAAGCGGGCTGCAAATTGGTGGAAGTCGGCACGACCAATCGCACCCATTTACGCGATTATCGTCACGCCATCAACGAAAATACTGCCTTTTTAATGAAAATTCACACCAGTAACTTTCATATTCAAGGCTTTACTGCGAGTGTCAGCGAAGAAGAATTGGTGGAGCTCGGCAAAGAATTTGATTTGCCCGTCATCAGCGATCTCGGTAGCGGCTCACTCGCGGATTTAACCGCCTTCAACTTGCCTGAAGAACCAATGGTGCAACAAAAAATCGCCGAGGGTGTGGATTTGGTTTCCTTTTCAGGCGATAAACTGCTCAGCGGCCCACAAGCAGGCATCATTATCGGCAAAAAAGCCTTGATTGACCGCTTGCAACAGCACCCGCTCAAACGAGTTTTACGATGCGATAAAGTGATTTTATCCGCCCTTGAAGCCACCCTTCGCCACTATCTTTTCCCTGACAAATTGGCAGAAAATCTCCCAACGCTACAGCTACTCACGCAATCGCTTGAGAACTTACAGTACAAGGCAGAGCAACTCAAAACCACTCTCCACAAGCGGTTAGATTCTCGCTATCTTTTGCAAATCGAGCCCAGCCTTGCCCAAATAGGCAGTGGTGCCTTGCCAACGGAGCAAATTCCATCCATTGCGGTGACGATTTCTGCAAGCAAACAAAGCGATTTGCTTGATTTAGAAAAACATTTCAAAACCTACCCACAACCTATCATCGCCCGAATTCACCAACAAAAAATGTGGTTGGATTTACGATCCGTCGCGGAGTTTGGGGAACTGGTTGAGATGTTGGAAACGAAACAAGCTATTAAGCTATAG
- the selB gene encoding selenocysteine-specific translation elongation factor, whose protein sequence is MIIVTSGHVDHGKTSLLNALTGTHTAHLPEEKRRGLTIDLGYAYLPIEDRVIGFIDVPGHQRFLSNMLAGLGGIQHALLVVAADEGIKPQTEEHLTILNLLNFKQIIVVLTKSDRASAEQIFQLSNQLRQRYPFLANSPFFVTSTETQTGIDELKEHLIELSQELQPLHKPFRYAIDRVFNVKGAGLVVTGTAVAGKVHIGDEFFLSNGKKVRVKNIHAQNQPSAVGLAGQRLALNIANAEKDEIQRGDWITQLEPQTTDRIAVKLTAASELKESNMIHLYHYASHITGKLNLLDRKQTDRFGESLAEVIFDQPLPCVVGDKLIIRNGDDSQTVAGAVILEINAPKRHKRSEVRLAYLATLAKGEDYRDRIDVQLQQQAVNLPQLLWNEQIFITDLEALAEQSDYFLSANHLFNLTYKQQIQQRIIEKIRHYHEQHSDQLGVTKNRLHRIAALEQPESVVLALIDELLGTQQLAQTRGWVHTPEHRIEFSAEELHIWAEIRPLFAATNQALWVRDIANQLSMDETQMRNLLYKAGKLGYLVPIVKDRFLLHEQISEFAQLIKQFIAEHGEISVNQLRDEIGYGRKLTVQLIEYFDRSGLLRRKGNVHLLRDAQTY, encoded by the coding sequence ATGATCATCGTCACTTCCGGCCATGTCGATCACGGCAAAACCTCATTATTAAATGCCTTAACAGGCACGCATACCGCCCATTTGCCCGAAGAAAAGCGGCGAGGGCTGACGATTGATTTAGGCTATGCCTATTTGCCGATCGAAGATCGAGTGATTGGCTTTATTGACGTGCCGGGGCATCAGCGGTTTTTGTCAAATATGTTGGCGGGACTAGGGGGGATTCAGCACGCCTTGTTGGTGGTGGCAGCGGATGAAGGGATTAAACCGCAAACAGAAGAACATCTCACCATTCTTAATTTATTGAATTTTAAGCAAATTATCGTGGTTCTGACCAAATCCGATCGAGCGAGTGCAGAGCAGATTTTTCAGTTATCCAACCAACTTCGCCAGCGTTATCCATTTTTAGCGAACTCACCATTTTTTGTGACATCAACGGAAACCCAAACAGGCATTGACGAGCTGAAAGAGCATCTGATTGAACTCTCGCAAGAGCTGCAACCGCTACACAAACCGTTTCGTTATGCGATTGACCGAGTGTTTAACGTCAAAGGGGCTGGCTTGGTGGTGACAGGCACGGCAGTGGCGGGCAAGGTACACATTGGCGATGAATTTTTTCTCTCGAACGGTAAAAAAGTGCGGGTTAAAAATATTCATGCCCAAAATCAGCCGTCTGCCGTGGGCTTGGCGGGACAACGACTGGCGTTAAATATCGCTAATGCGGAGAAAGATGAGATTCAGCGGGGCGATTGGATCACTCAACTTGAACCACAAACTACTGACCGAATTGCCGTTAAACTCACCGCTGCAAGCGAGCTAAAAGAGAGCAACATGATACATTTGTATCACTACGCAAGCCATATTACCGGCAAATTAAACCTGCTTGATCGCAAACAAACAGATAGATTTGGCGAGAGTTTAGCCGAAGTCATTTTCGATCAGCCGTTGCCTTGCGTGGTGGGCGATAAGCTGATTATTCGCAATGGCGATGATAGCCAAACCGTTGCGGGAGCGGTAATTTTGGAAATAAACGCGCCCAAACGCCATAAACGCAGCGAAGTACGCTTGGCATATTTGGCAACATTGGCGAAAGGGGAAGATTATCGTGATCGGATTGATGTTCAACTCCAGCAACAAGCGGTCAATTTACCGCAGTTGTTGTGGAATGAACAAATTTTCATCACTGATTTAGAAGCCCTCGCTGAGCAGAGCGACTATTTTCTCAGTGCCAACCACCTGTTTAATCTTACCTACAAACAGCAAATTCAGCAGCGAATTATTGAGAAAATCCGCCACTATCACGAACAGCATAGCGACCAGCTCGGCGTAACCAAAAACCGCTTGCACCGCATCGCTGCCCTTGAGCAACCTGAGTCTGTGGTGCTGGCGTTAATTGATGAACTGCTTGGCACACAACAGCTCGCTCAAACGCGTGGCTGGGTGCATACGCCTGAACATCGCATTGAATTTTCCGCAGAAGAATTGCACATTTGGGCGGAAATCCGACCGCTTTTCGCAGCAACCAACCAAGCCCTATGGGTGCGGGATATCGCCAACCAACTCTCGATGGACGAAACCCAAATGCGAAACTTACTCTACAAAGCAGGCAAACTTGGCTATCTCGTGCCAATTGTGAAAGACCGCTTTTTACTGCACGAACAGATCAGCGAATTTGCCCAACTGATCAAACAGTTCATCGCAGAACATGGCGAGATTTCGGTGAATCAGCTGCGAGATGAAATCGGCTACGGTCGTAAACTGACGGTGCAACTGATCGAATATTTCGACCGCTCTGGACTTCTCCGCCGCAAGGGAAACGTGCATCTCTTACGAGATGCTCAGACCTACTAG
- the glpT gene encoding glycerol-3-phosphate transporter has translation MFGPFKPAPHIPELPADKIDSTYKRLRWQVFAGIFFGYAAYYFVRANFDLAQKGLIEAGMYNKAELGIIGTGAGLAYGLSKFFMASISDRSNPKVFLPFGLLLSGLCMTMMGLMPWATSGIAVMFALIFLNGWFQGMGWPPCGRTMVHWWSKSERGSIVSIWNTAHNLGGMVPGAMVLLASALYFSTHGVEATAKDVWQEALYYPGIAAMIAAIPIYFVMKDTPQSCGLPPIEKWRNDYPDDYNEKTYEHDLTAKEIFVTYVLKNKLLWYIAIANVFVYLIRYGVLKWSPVYLGEVKHFNIKGTAWAYTIYELAAIPGTLLCGWVSDKVFKGKRGLTGFIFMILTTAAVVALWLNPATPENELAQYAGHAWYENPYQLMDFILMTTIGFLIYGPVMLIGLHALELAPKKAAGTAAGFTGLFGYLGGTVSASAVVGWAAEYYGWDGGFYVMIAGGVLAILLMFITMIEESKHKAKIGDTYGN, from the coding sequence ATGTTTGGTCCATTTAAACCCGCTCCGCATATTCCGGAGCTTCCTGCGGACAAGATAGATTCCACGTATAAACGCTTGCGTTGGCAAGTGTTTGCAGGGATTTTCTTTGGTTATGCCGCTTATTATTTTGTGCGTGCTAACTTTGATTTAGCCCAAAAAGGTTTGATTGAAGCAGGTATGTATAACAAAGCTGAACTGGGTATTATCGGTACAGGTGCTGGTTTAGCTTATGGTTTATCTAAGTTCTTTATGGCGTCAATTTCTGACCGCTCAAATCCAAAAGTTTTCTTACCATTTGGTCTTTTACTCTCTGGTCTCTGTATGACTATGATGGGGTTAATGCCTTGGGCAACTTCAGGTATTGCGGTAATGTTCGCGTTAATCTTCTTAAATGGTTGGTTCCAAGGTATGGGGTGGCCACCATGCGGACGCACAATGGTTCACTGGTGGTCTAAATCTGAACGGGGTTCTATTGTGTCTATTTGGAATACCGCTCACAACTTAGGGGGAATGGTTCCAGGTGCGATGGTGTTACTTGCAAGTGCGTTGTATTTCTCTACCCATGGTGTTGAAGCAACAGCAAAAGATGTATGGCAAGAAGCCCTTTACTATCCAGGTATTGCAGCGATGATCGCCGCCATTCCGATTTATTTTGTAATGAAAGATACCCCACAATCTTGTGGTTTACCGCCAATCGAAAAATGGCGTAATGACTACCCAGATGACTATAACGAAAAAACCTACGAGCATGATTTAACAGCAAAAGAGATCTTCGTGACTTATGTGTTGAAAAACAAATTGTTATGGTACATCGCTATCGCTAACGTCTTCGTTTACTTAATTCGTTATGGTGTATTGAAATGGTCACCAGTTTACTTAGGTGAAGTAAAACACTTCAACATTAAAGGGACAGCTTGGGCATATACCATTTATGAGTTAGCGGCAATTCCAGGTACATTATTATGTGGTTGGGTATCGGATAAAGTGTTCAAAGGTAAACGTGGTTTAACAGGCTTCATCTTTATGATTTTAACCACCGCTGCGGTTGTAGCCTTATGGTTAAATCCAGCAACACCAGAAAATGAATTGGCTCAATATGCAGGTCACGCTTGGTATGAAAACCCATATCAATTAATGGACTTCATTTTAATGACCACTATTGGTTTCTTAATCTATGGTCCTGTAATGCTTATTGGCTTACACGCTCTTGAACTTGCACCGAAAAAAGCAGCAGGTACCGCAGCAGGCTTCACAGGGCTATTTGGCTACCTTGGTGGTACCGTTTCTGCATCAGCGGTGGTTGGTTGGGCTGCTGAATACTATGGCTGGGACGGCGGTTTCTACGTGATGATTGCCGGTGGTGTGTTAGCCATTCTGTTAATGTTTATTACAATGATTGAAGAAAGTAAACATAAAGCAAAAATTGGTGATACTTACGGTAACTAA
- the glpA gene encoding anaerobic glycerol-3-phosphate dehydrogenase subunit A codes for MNISPQIYRNAADFSPQSTDVIIIGGGATGAGIARDCALRGINCILLERRDIATGATGRNHGLLHSGARYAVKDRESAEECIIENRILRKIARHCIDETEGLFITLPEDDINYQKTFLDACAASDIEAVAIDPKLAKIMEPSVNPDLIGAVVVPDGSIDPFRLTASNMLDATENGAKVFTYCEVKGLIREGGKVIGVNVYDHKNRIDRQFFAPIVVNASGIWGQGIAEYADLKIRMFPAKGALLVMGHRINKMVINRCRNPADADILVPGDTISVIGTTSSRIPYDQIDNMIVTPEEVDILFREGEKLAPSLRHTRVLRAYAGVRPLVASDDDPSGRNVSRGIVLLDHQERDGLEGFITITGGKLMTYRLMAEWATDLVCKKLNKTTRCTTAERALPGSSESRAETNSKVISLPSTIRYSAVYRHGSRATRLLDKERLDRSLVCECEAVTAGEVRYAVDELSVNNLVDLRRRTRVGMGTCQAELCACRAAGLMTRFNVATPRQSTTQLASFMEERWRGIEPIAWGDAIREAEFTSWIYYSLLGLNDVQPLEQQAQQGTDDNEF; via the coding sequence ATGAATATATCACCTCAAATATATCGCAATGCTGCTGACTTTTCGCCACAAAGCACCGACGTGATCATTATCGGTGGTGGAGCAACAGGGGCGGGGATTGCCCGAGACTGTGCGTTGCGAGGCATCAACTGTATTTTGCTGGAACGCAGAGATATTGCCACTGGGGCGACTGGACGTAACCATGGTTTGTTGCACAGTGGGGCACGTTATGCCGTCAAAGATCGTGAATCCGCCGAGGAGTGCATTATCGAAAATCGCATTCTGCGTAAAATTGCTCGCCACTGTATTGATGAAACCGAAGGGCTTTTCATCACTCTGCCTGAAGATGACATCAACTACCAAAAAACCTTCCTCGATGCTTGTGCCGCCTCGGATATTGAAGCGGTTGCGATTGATCCGAAATTAGCCAAAATAATGGAACCGTCTGTCAATCCTGATTTAATCGGAGCTGTAGTGGTGCCAGATGGCTCAATTGACCCTTTCCGCTTAACCGCTTCCAATATGTTAGATGCGACCGAAAATGGTGCAAAAGTATTCACTTACTGCGAAGTGAAGGGCTTAATTCGCGAAGGTGGCAAAGTGATCGGCGTAAATGTGTATGATCACAAAAACCGCATCGACCGCCAATTTTTCGCTCCCATTGTGGTCAATGCCAGCGGTATTTGGGGACAAGGCATTGCCGAATATGCCGATCTTAAGATCCGAATGTTCCCAGCGAAAGGCGCATTGCTCGTCATGGGGCACCGCATCAACAAAATGGTGATTAATCGCTGCCGCAATCCAGCCGATGCTGACATACTCGTGCCGGGCGATACCATCAGTGTAATCGGCACGACTTCGAGTCGCATTCCCTACGATCAAATCGATAATATGATCGTGACCCCTGAAGAAGTGGATATTCTATTCCGTGAAGGTGAAAAGCTCGCACCAAGCCTTCGCCATACCCGTGTGCTCCGGGCATATGCGGGGGTGCGTCCGCTGGTAGCAAGCGATGATGATCCGTCTGGTCGTAACGTCAGCCGTGGCATCGTCTTGCTTGACCACCAAGAGCGAGACGGCTTAGAAGGCTTTATCACCATCACGGGCGGTAAATTGATGACCTACCGTTTAATGGCTGAATGGGCAACGGATCTGGTTTGCAAAAAACTAAACAAAACCACTCGCTGTACCACCGCCGAACGAGCCTTACCCGGCTCAAGCGAAAGCCGTGCGGAAACCAACAGTAAAGTGATTTCGTTGCCAAGCACCATTCGTTATTCGGCAGTGTATCGCCATGGTTCTCGTGCCACTCGCTTGCTGGATAAAGAACGACTGGATCGCTCACTGGTATGCGAATGCGAAGCGGTTACCGCTGGTGAAGTGCGTTATGCCGTCGATGAATTAAGCGTCAATAACTTAGTCGATCTCCGCCGCCGCACTCGTGTGGGAATGGGCACTTGCCAAGCAGAACTTTGTGCCTGTCGCGCTGCAGGGTTGATGACTCGCTTTAATGTTGCCACGCCACGCCAATCTACTACGCAGCTTGCCTCTTTTATGGAAGAGCGTTGGCGGGGCATTGAGCCAATTGCATGGGGCGATGCCATTCGAGAAGCGGAATTTACCAGTTGGATCTATTACAGCCTACTCGGTTTGAATGATGTTCAACCGCTTGAACAACAAGCACAGCAGGGGACAGATGACAATGAATTTTGA
- the glpB gene encoding glycerol-3-phosphate dehydrogenase subunit GlpB gives MNFDVVIIGGGLAGLTCGIALQEKGKKCVIINNGQAAIDFSSGSMDLLGQLPSGRKILSLEQNYTALYQQLPQHPYCLIGKEKTFAKAQQFEQLAASLNLDLVGSHLQNHLRITPLGGLRSTWLSPNSVPTVQGNEPFAYQKIAVLGIEGYHDFQPQLLADNLKQTPSFAHCELSTAYLHIPELDQLRDNAREFRSVNIAQLLEHKLAFADLVKEIQQASQGAEAIFLPACFGLDDQSFFNALKQAVGLAIFELPTLPPSLLGIRQHKQLRARFEQLGGLMLNGDKALKAKFDNGKVSHIYTQLHQQDPIVAEHFVLATGSYFSNGLVAEFEQIFEPIFHSDIIGCKTFDKTDRLSWTANRFSAPQPYQSAGVAINSRCQVQKEGEFVPNLYAIGNVLGGFNSLELGCGSGVAVVTALTVADEILKG, from the coding sequence ATGAATTTTGATGTAGTGATTATTGGTGGGGGCTTAGCTGGACTCACCTGTGGGATTGCCCTCCAAGAAAAAGGCAAGAAATGCGTAATTATCAATAATGGGCAAGCAGCCATTGATTTTAGCTCTGGCTCAATGGATCTGCTTGGTCAACTACCTAGCGGACGAAAAATCCTATCCTTAGAGCAAAATTACACCGCACTTTATCAACAACTACCGCAACATCCATATTGCTTGATTGGAAAAGAAAAGACTTTCGCAAAAGCACAACAATTTGAACAATTAGCCGCCTCTCTCAACCTTGATTTAGTCGGTTCACATTTGCAAAATCATCTGCGGATCACACCGCTTGGAGGGTTGCGTTCAACATGGCTTTCACCTAATAGTGTTCCGACCGTGCAAGGTAACGAGCCTTTTGCCTATCAAAAAATTGCGGTGCTAGGCATTGAAGGTTACCACGATTTCCAGCCACAGCTATTGGCAGACAACCTCAAACAGACTCCATCATTCGCCCATTGCGAACTTAGCACTGCTTATTTACACATCCCAGAGTTAGACCAGCTACGTGATAACGCCCGCGAATTCCGCAGTGTGAATATCGCTCAACTGTTGGAACACAAACTGGCATTTGCGGATTTGGTCAAAGAAATTCAGCAAGCCAGCCAAGGTGCCGAAGCCATTTTCCTGCCCGCTTGTTTTGGTTTGGACGATCAAAGTTTCTTCAACGCACTGAAACAAGCGGTCGGTTTGGCGATTTTTGAACTGCCAACCTTGCCACCCTCTCTGCTTGGTATTCGTCAACACAAACAGTTACGTGCCAGATTTGAACAACTCGGTGGCTTGATGCTCAACGGCGATAAAGCCTTGAAAGCCAAATTTGATAACGGCAAAGTGAGCCACATTTACACCCAATTGCATCAGCAAGATCCAATTGTGGCAGAGCATTTTGTATTAGCCACAGGCAGCTACTTCAGTAACGGCTTAGTGGCGGAGTTTGAACAGATTTTTGAGCCGATTTTCCATAGCGATATCATCGGTTGCAAAACGTTTGATAAAACTGACCGCTTGTCATGGACGGCAAACCGCTTCTCCGCCCCGCAACCGTATCAATCGGCAGGTGTGGCAATCAACTCCCGCTGCCAAGTGCAAAAAGAAGGTGAGTTTGTGCCAAACCTCTATGCTATTGGCAACGTTCTCGGCGGTTTCAACAGCCTTGAACTCGGCTGTGGATCAGGTGTAGCTGTGGTCACTGCATTGACGGTGGCAGATGAAATTTTGAAGGGATAA
- the glpC gene encoding anaerobic glycerol-3-phosphate dehydrogenase subunit GlpC, with the protein MNNIQRLIEQAQQNLNPAMVHQSFDESFESCIKCTACTAVCPVSRQNPAYPGPKQSGPDGERLRLKSADLYDEALKYCTNCKRCEIACPSDVKIGDIIVRARNKHLDRQNKPLMHKLRDAVLSNTDIMGKLNTPFAPIVNTITGLKATKFLLEKTLNVSRHRTLPKYAFGSFRNWYLKKEAERQRRYKDKIAYYHGCYVNYNNPQLGKELIDVFNAMDIGVVLLEKEKCCGLPLAVNGFPEKAKTLAKFNLKELEKVVEKALDVVGTSSSCTMNLRDEYHHVLGMDNAAIRPHVNIVTRYLYQLFNEGRKPKFKSMPLRVAYHTACHVDKAGWAPYTLDVLRHIPDLDIVMLPSQCCGIAGTYGFKAENYDVSQAIGNPLFNHINNGGFDFVVSECETCKWQIDMSTNLTCLHPITLLSMALVK; encoded by the coding sequence ATGAATAACATTCAACGTTTAATCGAACAAGCTCAACAAAATCTGAATCCTGCAATGGTGCATCAAAGCTTTGATGAAAGTTTTGAAAGCTGCATAAAATGCACCGCTTGCACAGCAGTTTGCCCTGTTTCTCGCCAAAATCCAGCGTACCCAGGTCCGAAACAGTCAGGGCCTGACGGAGAGCGATTGCGGTTGAAAAGTGCAGATTTGTATGATGAAGCACTGAAATATTGCACCAACTGCAAACGGTGTGAAATTGCCTGCCCGTCTGATGTGAAAATCGGCGACATTATCGTGCGTGCCAGAAATAAACATCTCGACCGCCAAAACAAACCATTGATGCATAAATTACGGGATGCGGTACTGAGCAATACCGATATAATGGGGAAACTCAATACACCATTCGCCCCAATTGTGAATACCATTACTGGGCTCAAAGCAACCAAATTCCTGCTCGAAAAAACGTTAAATGTCAGCCGCCATCGTACTTTACCGAAATATGCTTTCGGTTCATTCCGCAACTGGTATCTGAAAAAAGAAGCTGAACGCCAACGACGGTATAAAGACAAAATTGCCTACTACCACGGCTGTTATGTCAACTACAACAACCCACAGCTTGGCAAAGAATTAATTGATGTGTTTAATGCAATGGACATTGGTGTGGTGCTACTTGAAAAAGAGAAATGTTGCGGCTTACCATTGGCAGTGAACGGCTTCCCTGAAAAAGCCAAAACCTTGGCGAAATTCAATTTGAAAGAGTTGGAAAAAGTGGTTGAGAAAGCCTTAGATGTGGTCGGTACATCTTCCAGCTGTACGATGAACTTACGAGATGAATATCACCACGTTCTCGGCATGGATAACGCCGCCATTCGCCCACACGTGAATATTGTCACTCGCTATCTCTATCAACTTTTCAACGAAGGTCGCAAGCCAAAATTTAAATCAATGCCGCTGCGGGTGGCATATCACACCGCTTGCCACGTTGATAAAGCAGGCTGGGCACCTTATACGCTAGATGTGTTGCGTCACATTCCTGATTTAGATATTGTGATGCTGCCATCACAATGCTGTGGTATTGCGGGCACTTACGGCTTCAAAGCGGAAAACTACGATGTTTCCCAAGCTATAGGCAACCCACTATTCAACCACATCAATAACGGTGGCTTTGATTTTGTGGTATCTGAATGCGAAACGTGCAAATGGCAGATTGATATGTCCACCAATCTTACCTGCTTACACCCGATCACCTTGCTCTCAATGGCATTGGTGAAGTAA